aaataaataaaaatagaaataatgattgaaattagATGAagggtaaaatgaaaaataaagatgatACTTTGATAGGTTGAagaggaataaaaaaatgaagagataaataatacaataaagTCTCAccatttttgaaattatttcctCTCCTTTGTTTctaccaaacaaaaaaacaattctATCTTCTGATCCTCTTCCCCTTTCAATTTCTCCTATATCGAACAAGCTCTAACTAAGCATTGTTGTTTGATAaaagtgtttatttttattggcgAAAGggacattatatttatttatttttctttttttgttgaaaaaggtGTAACAAGGTAACTACACTACAAAAAGCCTTTGGACAATATTTACACACGCTTTTTTTAGGCCATATTTACACATGCTATTCTATAACAATAACACGATCATTCTTAAAATCTTTCCTTAAAGAACATAATAATATTGACTTAAATTTTGCACGAGTTGACATTATTGTGAGTGGATTTGGCCCAAGTTGGGGAGTGGGCGTGAAAGGGAAATAAAATTGGATGGCTAATTGTTTCCATAACGTATCTGGCAAACGTGTCGCACTACCGGCCGCTTTATTAAGGGGAGTGAAGAGATAATATGTTAATTTATGTTTGGGTTAAACATAAGTAAAAGGAATTAAATTGAACgctattattttcattatttaaaaatgaaatatatttttttcatttcatcttaattgctattttctctattttaattaCTGAAAGTCCCAAATGTGATGGCTACACTGAGTTTTATCctcaaatattagttattaatatgCTAATTTTTATCAATGACAATAATTTAAACCCACgttcttttttttcaataactAAGTCAAACCTTATAGTTCCTTACTAAGTAAGAGAGTTAACCGAATCATTAGTCAATTTGCAGAATggtgttcttttctttactcCCCGACACTTTGTTGTTGCTTTGTTGTTTACGCTCATTTGGTCTTTTACTTTTTCAGCTTTTGCTTTGAATTTGTGTAATGAATAAAGGGGTGATGGATTGTtacatttcatatttttctcatCAGAAGTAAATTCAAATTATCTGATGTAAGAGAGAGTTCAATTCAATCGACCAGTGAAGTTGCAGCTGTGATCCAAAAGAAATAAGATGATTCTAGTCAACTTTATGGTTAATGTCCATATCCACTACAGTTGCCAGTTAGGCACGGATAGTGCAATTGCAGCTTGGGTCCTACGATGTACAACACAACGAAAGGTGGAAATAAAGATTTGCTTGCTGCATAATTTGCCACAATCATGGTGCACACCTCAGAGTTCATTCAGTATTGGAGCTAGGGAAAACTATAAATTGATAGGTTTCTGGCATTTTTTAATGCAGCAAATATATGTGATATTAACATTTCTATACAACATTCACATATGATCAGGCCGGGCCAACAAAAAGTGTggcctaaaataaaaattaagacctttttactttaaaaaactaataataaatgttaGTAGACCTAAAATTCAagttttagttgttttattctTGAATCAATTTTCCATTTCATGCAGCAAACCaacaatgtaaaataattataaaatgttgttgaataatgttaattgttagtttttttgttagccgagaaaatcaaacctatgacctttttctctttttcatcttctaTTACTACGAACTCAATCTTATAACTCCTAATCATTttcaattgtataatttgtcatttttataagtttttatcAGACTCTCTAATTGATCTTTTTGCAAAAGATTCTCTTTTTTTGGTGCCCATGTGGTTGTGTTGTGCATCACAACCACATATGAAGTCCCTAATAGAGTTAGGCTTTGACATAATTCACAATTCCAGAAgcttaatatatttcttttgacCAATATCTTCTAGGTTGTATTTTAGTTACATATGAAAAAGGAGGATTCTTAATGGCATATAATTATGGGGCAGGGGACAGTGGTCCAACTCAACCCATCTCAAGTAGACTACTAGTAGTAGCAACTTCTCGTCTTTAGCAATGCGTCACACATCATAACAAGAAATATGGAAAACAATAAAGTATTTCAAGATCCATCCACATAAATAGAAAAGAGATTAAGAGAGACAGTTGCCGGCTTACATAATCATCAATGCCATCGTATATAGGGTTCTGTCCGCAAAAAagtttcaaaatcaaaactcagaacttatcaattattatcaaaCAAGAATCCTACGTGAATTAGGAAGCCTGGTGATTGACTCAAGAAAGGAAAACACAAACAATTTCATTATTCAAACATCAACAAATGAACATAGTACTTGACATTGAATTATCTCACActtattctttatctttttcattaATATGCATCTTAATAATACatttcaaaatgaaaagaaacagCTTTTCGTTGTTCCAATTTTGTGTTcacaaaacatttttcaaaagcaAGATTACTGCTATTGGATTGTTACTTCCATCCTCCCCGTCCTATATTCCAAACTGTGTTCTATTATGTTGCTTCCTTCCTCTTTCTAATCTCTAAATAATTTAGTCCTCCCGACATTATTTTATACGATTTACAAGACCACTTTTTGTGCCAAACCATCATTAGAACGAAATAAGTTACAAAATCACAATTAAGAGGAGTAACATATCAAATGAATAACTGCTAGTCTGCTACcttctactgaaaataaaaatgcacagTCATGAACAAAATAGTGGAGAACAATCAGGAGGAAAAACACCcttctattttcatatttatcatCCCTCGCTTTCATCCTCCTCTATTGTTGTTTGATCCTTTATACGTAATCATCAACATTAAATGGTAACATTCAGAAGCGATATATCAAATGCAGCTAAGGCTCAGATTAAAATAGTGCTGAAGCATCAGTCTTTGGTCaaccacttttttttattctaaaaaaaaaaaagcttttgaagaggcagaaaaagaaggaaaagaaggaacaaGGGGCTGCCAAAAGATTCTTTTTCAATCTGAAATTACACACACTATAAGAATGCAGACTCTATGCTAGTAATTCTAGTATGAACAGGTGCCTGTTAAGACACATTACCAATCATAACTCAAGAAacagtaaaataattattgaaaaaagaCATCAAAGCCCTTGCTAGAATAGCTAATGCTCATCTCCTGTTATTAGGCTTAAGCCATGAATTCTTCCACATTGTGTACTGCGGGTCATCAATGAACTAGCCTTCACCTGAAAActcaaattaaaactttatcAGGCTTCAGATACTCAATGAAGCTAAATTCTAATCACTTTTCAAGTGTACCACTATCATACACTCTGAAAAACTTTTAGATTTTATGTTAGTGGTacacttaattatataattgagaTAAAATTGTGTTGTAATCAGTGAAAATCCCGATCCCTTTGGGAACATCTAGCTACATACTTTTTGAGTAAGGACTAACAGTATTTGTAGAaggaactaaaagaaaaataaggggTTATGATTTATCTTCAAGCTCATCAGTATCTGGATACCGCAATTGACATATACTCTTGATTGATATATAAGAAGTGGAGAAGAGAGTTCCTCCTGAATTAAGGACAACGAGAAACAACAATGGCAAGAAACCAAGGGAGATTTAAAAATGCAGCCAAATGAATTGCGGCTTCAATGGTGGCTTTTCCCAATACTTATATTTCTTGTGCTTCAATTTAATTAGCCTTACTTGAAATATAATAAGGAGACGAGACGACTAGGATCCTGTTTTATTCGAACAAATTTCGAGACTTTTTATAAAGATGTTTTTCCTGTTTTAATTgggatatcatttttttaatgttcttTTACGCAACATTCCACTTTAGATAAACACTTGATAACAACTAAAAGGATAGATGATTATTAAGAATAAGTGAGTCAAAATCAACTCTGGTCCCCATTTGAACAGGCTGACTCTATTTTTATATCTGTGAAAATTGGGTCAGCCCGATTGGCACTGGCCAGCAAGAAACATTCAGTTTTCCAAAATTCCATTGCATACATTTTTATCATCCTTTGACTTTGACCTTCTCCATATTTTCTAACCAAAGTTAATTTTACATGATACGACTTTGCGCTGCACGTTTGAATTGTTCCTGCAGCCAATAACCATCCTTCTCTTGGTAAAAGTTTGCACTATTTTCTTGTTAGACGAGCTGATGCAGTATTGTTGGGGGTAAACAACTATACTTCAGAATTCATAAATCATTAACTTGGTCACGAAACAACTAGTGGAGCAAATATCACCTAATTTCATATATAGTGTTACATTTTATCTTATTATCTGTAGTTTTATAAGTTGTCACATCTTCAACCTATACTGTCAACCCAATTAAAAGAGAGAATTTCCAAAGGGGcaaatctagaactataagagATATTTTCACTTTTCATTTATCCTGATGCAGCCTAGCAGTTAAGATGATGCGTGTGATTGGTACATAATTCTCTTCGTGAAAATGCCATTTATGGTTGCGCCAAAAAGACACCAAAATCAAATGATATAGAGAGTTGACAGGTGAAATATGAAATGGATATGATTTAGGCTTTATACTTTGGCACCAGAAGTTATATCGTACATGATTTGGGAAACTATGTAAGAACCACAAAATTCAAGGAAGGGCATTAGAAAAGATCATATCTGCTTATATCTTCCATTGTTTCAATTTGTATAATTTCATCTGAACAATAttcagaaaaatgaaagaaaatatcctCATAAATCATGTTTGCTATCTCCCCTACTAAATAATTAGACTCCATCTATACCTCAAACCCCATGTAGGATTTATGTACAAACAGACGAAAGAGGGGGCAAAAAATAAGTGAAATTTAAAGAGGACCTTGGACAACTTTTAGTGACCGAGTTTAGTCCCACTCTGCCTATCTACTCATGCATCGTTAAGCTAAGCTATGTACTCATTCACCTTTTGGCTTTACTTTGTGTTGTTTGGATCTGAGGTGACGATTGTGATCCACCACTGAGTGCAGCAGCAGCAGATTCAACATGTGTAAGAAGATATTCATATATCTTCTTTCTCAACCGGTCAATTGTCTCTGTTGATATCTGGCATGATTCTCCCTCATCCTTGCTCGATCCTATCTCATCTAACCAATCGTTAACACTCTTTAGTTGAGTGAGCATACCTGCTATTTGGTCATTATCTGACAAGGTAGTGTCCCCATCACTGTCCAAGAACCTCTCAACAAATCCCAAAAACCAGTCTCGGGACTCTAACTGTAACATTTCAGCCAAATTAACTACCTCATTGAGACCATTTCCTCTAACCCATTCTGGGGGAAGTTGCACTAGTTGCTTCTGACCATTTAATAACCCATCACCTGGTTTGCGAAGAGTTCCTTGTGAGGAATGCTTGGAATTAGCTGTCAGACGAGTTTTTGCATGAACTTTTGATGAAGCATCTTCACTGGAATTGTGTAGGACTAACATGTGTTGACTTCCCACAAcagtcttttgattttgagaaTTGCTTGAAGCTGGAAGCTTGGATGATTGAGATTCTCTTGTAAAAACAGCAAATGATGACAAATTGGTGGCCAAGGCTGCCTGGACCCAGGAAGCCGATTGTTTTTGTCTATCTGATTTTACTTTTAGAGCTTCTTCCACTGTGCTCCTTTCATAATCTGGAGATGAACCATCTGGAATGGGTTTTGACAAGGATTCAGCAATTGTCCGGGTACTATTCAGGCTAGCATGAAGAGTTAAAAACTGCTCTACTGCTGGCTGTGGGTTATGTTCCTTAGCAGAATTAGTTAGCTCTGAATATGTTCTGCCAAAAACATCACAAACAAGTGTCAGCAACAACTTGGTATGTAGCATAGAATTAGAACATTCTAACATAATAATCTATCAAATGTAGCAACAACAATATTTATGGATAAACCTGAAATCCTGCTGTATATTAGGCATCTTACTTTAGGTTAAATTgcaaatttttcttaaaaaaagtgaaatatatACATGATATGTCTATCAAAAGTATCCCTGCAAATCAAACTACAAGCCAATTCTGATAACAATTAACACAAATAGCATTCATATACACTTTCTTCCCTTTCTGTCCAAATATTTCCAACAAGCGTCCAAGAAATCTCTGCCTTGATTACACACAATAAATAAAGGTTAAATTACAAGTAACCTGAATGTGATCTGGAGTTGGTTATCTTTGcctaattttgatttaaaaaatgtcacaCTCTCCACATGTGGTTTCTCCTTTCCACAAGTCAGTTCAAACTTAAAATTACCCACCTCTTAATTTTTACCATTGAATGGCAATGTGTAATGGAGAAAAAACAGATACTCAAAGAGAATAACCCTAAACCACTAACTACATATGGGATATAAAAACTTcttaccccattgcccagaggctcttcgctatgcgaaggtatgggggagggatattgtacgcagccttacccttgcatatgcaaagaggctgtttccggattcgaacccatgaccaacaagtcaccaaggcacaactttaccatATGGGATATGCATAGCTAAAATGAACACCAAGAATGAACTACTTGTACTTGGGAACAATGAGTAAGGCCAATGGATTGATTAGATGCTATATCACTCCAAGCACAATAATTCAAATGTAAAGAGAACTTCCATCAGATCTGGCTTAATGAATTGAGCAATTATAATAGTAGGAATTTATAATGACAGTACATACAACTGTATGCATGTTTAGAGTTACCCAAGGAATGATAGAACATATATATGCCTGTTAACCAATACGTTCTTGATAGTTGATAATAGATTAGGCAAAACGCAACTCCAAAATAGGacggaatgaagaagaaaatctCTACATAGCAATGCAAATAATAAAGTATAGGATTTATGCCACCaattcaaatacttcaatttcaATATTCTTGTTAGTACTATCTGATGATTAAATAGAATATTGAAGACGTGATGGAAATtggaaaacacaattcattgaaagtatcaacaataattttttggaATGAAACTGATTTACCTCTTCAGTGAAAGAGGTGCTTTGCTTCAGTAGATAAAGAAAGAATTTGCTCAGAAGTACAGATATCAGTCATATATCTAGGTTCACAATCTTGACCACATTGAGTAACAGTGTAAACTAAGACTTCTAAACATTTCGGCAGTCCAGAAGAATTGTCCGTAATTAATTGCCTAAAGTTATTCTCCTGATTTGAGTTATTCATACCTTAGACATTGCAGTAAACTCTCAGCAGCAGCAGCCTCTTGCATAGCCTCAGTTGCTGCTATCTGTGCCGCATCTCTGTGTTTCATTACTTCCTGTCACAAATGTCAACATAGAATAAGAACAAAATACAGTTAAAGAATTTCTCATCTGAACAGAAGGATTCAGTATTCTATATAATCTTCTGAATAATCATCTAGTAAGGATATAAGTTAGGAACAATGATATGATCATATGACCAAGTTTTATACCTGTGGCATACTTATTATATAGTAGTATTCATGAATCTAACATGATACTCATTTGAGTTGTTTCAGTGTAACTCATGAgaccatttttttcaaatatattctGTGACAGCCAAGAATCAAAGAAGTAAAACGTGAAAGCAAAGGAGTTCTTAATGGATATACCCTTCCAATCTTTGAAATAGATGATGGGAGTGAAGCCCATTGAACACTTGCATCTGTCACTTTTCTATTACTTAGAGAAACTTTGACCAAGTTTCCAGGGAGTCCGCTGTTAGAAACTTCAGCTGATTTCTTTCCAATGGAAGTTCTTAGCTTACTAGACTTTTCTGGTTCCTCCACAGTTCCATTAGCATTAGCCTTCTTTGTAGATGTTTGAATCTTATGTTGTTCCTTAGAGGGCTTTGTTGGTGCTTGGATCCTGCTCTCCTCTTTAGATAGAAACTTTTCAGTTGAAATGCTTCTCCTCCTAGGCGTCTGGTAGaccataaaatgaaagaaaaaatgtataaaattgtttaattgaCTCAATCCATGGAGGTAATGAATTGAAATCCAGGTCTCTCAGACTGAAACCAACTAAACTTTATAGCAGAGTATTCTACATAAAttttcaaaggaaaaacaagacaaaatgaaacaatttaatCCAGCAAGCCCAGGCATTTGACATCAAGAGTTGCTTAAAAGGAGAAATGGTGACTCACACTTGCTTCAGGCTTAGAATCAAACTTGGTTGCAACCCTGGTTTTGGAAGACTCTTTAGTCTTGACCTCCATACTCCCTTCCCAGCTCTTCCTTAGAGCCTTTGTCCCCAGCTCAATTCCCTGCACCAAATTTCTAATCGGATTTCCCACCACAATTTTCTTCCCAACCAAACTACTAGCCCCACGAACAGCCTTTTCCGTCTCCGCCACTCCCACCTTAGCCCCAACCTTTCCCTGGTGCTGCCTGACCCCATTGGCAAATTTCTCAAAAGAACTCGGCAACGAGTAGCAACTACTCGGCGACGAAGGAATGGACCGCGAATTGGTTGACTTCAATCTAGCCAAGGATTCCTTCTTGACCTGAATCTTGAGTGCAGGCTTGATTGGCTGTGGTTGCTGAGGCTGATATTTGCTCCTACCGAAAACAGCACTTGCCTTGCTGGATTGCACATCCTCTTTACCACtcccaccaccaccaacaacaaTTGATCTCActctctccttcttctccttctccccAACCCCACCACCAAACACCTTCCTCGGAGACTTGGACCTATCCACGTCACCCCCACCAGAACAAGCCCCATTTTTGTCATTACCATTATCGAGGAAAGCAAGGGAATGAGTTGCAACAATATCCTCAGGGGTTCCAACACAAGGGTGTCTCCCAGGAACAGGCCTAACCCCTCTGAGAATGGGAACGGGAGAAGCACCCTCCAAGCGATCAACAAACACAAACTGACCCAACTGAATCTTATCACTGAGAATGAGATCATCATGCTCATCAGGGAGTGACACGTAGGTAGCATGAGAGGAATCAGAGACCTTGAGATAAAAACCTTGGTTTGGGAAAAGCTCACCCCCTGCTGCAAGTGCCGGAACAATGCTCACAACTTGCAAAAGCGAAGACCTGTGCTCGCCACCAACCTTCACATCCGAGTTCATGTGCTGAAGAAGCTTCAGAAGCACCCCCGGAACCAGATTCGCCATTGTTGTTTTCCTCCACCACCCTCAATATGCATCCCCAATAAGAACAAACCCTCttcgattaaaaaaaaaaaaaaacaacaaacttggcacaaaattataataaaacccCGGGGGaattaattttctttgtaaCAAATATGGCCTAATTCATAGTTTAACAAGAAAGGACAGAGGGATTCAGTTTAAGAAAATATTCAGAGTTGGATAGGCTGGTTTAGGTAGCAATTTTCAAATGGAGAACAAAAACCAAGGAATAAGACAGTATTCACTAAACaggaatataattaatatcgaataaagtaaaaaataaataaaagagatggGACTTGTACTGTACAGCTAGGTGTACATAACAATTAACAACCTGCGCCAAATTTTTCGTGGAAATTCCAGAAATTGTTTGGGGGTTGGTACGGTTTTTGTttggaagaagaaataaaataagattaagaGGGAATGAATTttggaagaggaaagaaaaagaaaaaaagactgAAGAGAAGAGGTATAATTGGCGGCAGGTTATTGCATGATTGATACGCAAAGAGGTGTCAGTGTCAGACAAACACATCTCTACACACATGCTCTTCTTCAACACTTGCGACCTGACCCACTCAATTTGCGTTGGATTGAACCCAGAACAATTGTGGGGGCAGTTCAAACGTATGGAGGTGTTGCCAAGCCACTCAATCCAAAGGTTGTAACTGATTGATTCTAAGAGGGACAAAAGGGTACTGTGCTAGCTAGCTAGGGACTCTAAATCTCATTCTAATTttgacatgttttttttttttcctatcctCTGAGAAAATGAGGAATactttggtttttttattttttataatgtagAATGATTATCATTGAAGTTTCCATACGAGTGATTGCAAATGGGTGCATGTGCCATGTAGCGTTAGTGTTAGGAGTTAGGACCAAGGCAAATGGGGTGTCGGCTACCAACAAAATACGGGTCACCTCCTAgtagtataaataaaatataattagagtGCCCTTCTTTTATTGAATTGATTCatgtataaatttaaatgatttttttttttttaaatatcttgtGTTCGGGGGTGCTTTTGTTAGATGTGTTCtgtaaataaaagatataaagatttttttaagtaCCAACCTCCTTctattactaataatatttttttattcatatattataaGTGTCTCTTAACCCATtagattaaagattaatttaatttatgatatataatgATCATTGActtaaagaaaattttacacaaaaaaaataaatttaaattatagtcTAAATAAGACACTTTTCAATCCTTCCATATGTTTTAAACAATCTAAAACTCTTATTAtcttagttttaatatttatttaaattcaatattaatttagtaaataaaaacGTGTGGAAACAATGCGCTTTTATTCATTTCTAATATAAGTAATAAAAATGTTTGGTAAGTTAGGATTGGGAATTTCGTGACCGGATTGAACTACTGTATAGgggaaataataataacttaataaataaaagaattttaattttttctataaattttgaattgtttCTAATTCCTTTCCAGCTCCTGTCTTGATGTATAAAGtggaattttaattagtatattaattgTTTATCTTGTTAacaattttgaatgaaattaattgctctattataaaatttatttatttatttattatttgtatagttaattaattaattaattaattagtgggTTGATAGGGATAAATTTTAGGCCAAACAACCATTTTGAtcctttatcttatctatttttttaaatgattatttatatttaaaaaaattactttggttttttatcttatttaaaaggtttaatataatcatttatctttaaaaaaaattattttaataccttatatcatttaaaagttttaaaatagtccttcaactatttaaatatattcaactGTCATTTGAATaacactaaaataaattatcattttaaatatatttaaattgttaaaaaaatcattttgaaccttttaaa
The nucleotide sequence above comes from Glycine soja cultivar W05 chromosome 11, ASM419377v2, whole genome shotgun sequence. Encoded proteins:
- the LOC114376576 gene encoding uncharacterized protein LOC114376576, coding for MANLVPGVLLKLLQHMNSDVKVGGEHRSSLLQVVSIVPALAAGGELFPNQGFYLKVSDSSHATYVSLPDEHDDLILSDKIQLGQFVFVDRLEGASPVPILRGVRPVPGRHPCVGTPEDIVATHSLAFLDNGNDKNGACSGGGDVDRSKSPRKVFGGGVGEKEKKERVRSIVVGGGGSGKEDVQSSKASAVFGRSKYQPQQPQPIKPALKIQVKKESLARLKSTNSRSIPSSPSSCYSLPSSFEKFANGVRQHQGKVGAKVGVAETEKAVRGASSLVGKKIVVGNPIRNLVQGIELGTKALRKSWEGSMEVKTKESSKTRVATKFDSKPEASTPRRRSISTEKFLSKEESRIQAPTKPSKEQHKIQTSTKKANANGTVEEPEKSSKLRTSIGKKSAEVSNSGLPGNLVKVSLSNRKVTDASVQWASLPSSISKIGREVMKHRDAAQIAATEAMQEAAAAESLLQCLRTYSELTNSAKEHNPQPAVEQFLTLHASLNSTRTIAESLSKPIPDGSSPDYERSTVEEALKVKSDRQKQSASWVQAALATNLSSFAVFTRESQSSKLPASSNSQNQKTVVGSQHMLVLHNSSEDASSKVHAKTRLTANSKHSSQGTLRKPGDGLLNGQKQLVQLPPEWVRGNGLNEVVNLAEMLQLESRDWFLGFVERFLDSDGDTTLSDNDQIAGMLTQLKSVNDWLDEIGSSKDEGESCQISTETIDRLRKKIYEYLLTHVESAAAALSGGSQSSPQIQTTQSKAKR